The Salvia miltiorrhiza cultivar Shanhuang (shh) chromosome 1, IMPLAD_Smil_shh, whole genome shotgun sequence genome has a window encoding:
- the LOC131008080 gene encoding uncharacterized protein LOC131008080, which produces MKCGLATDDDVEALLATADYPMVYVEHYNGPIVEEAYIPTFNFAEPSGHVDEAQCSQYETPYYHHTSFHGVQSSPPRQYFTWDGQPLDESAWNQTERLNEVCGRLNDVRTDDEPEHEAEGSVASGDDDDSDDEEFDPALEVGTASDASEDLLDDDLIDFTETERACWIRQSTTRDGDPTVETGDLTNWLVPLIPVDASASLVARESDPSRVDDLQKNSFYNSKDDLIIAVGLWNMKRGTETKVVRSDPGRVYFSCKHSDNCNFDLRASSHGRGMWRVHKLKEHSCEGDLRTAKKIKAHSKVVAAFVANRIRDDGEVIKPKSIMAELVRDFGIKIKYDVALRARNLGMDMIYGRVDDSFLLLPRYMYALKEANPGTLYDLEVDVDCRFKHLFVALWASISPFYFHLRPVIVVDGTHLKGKNSGILFVAVTKDENEAVFPLAIGVGPIENDESWKWFMSHLRGACGEPDNLLIVSDAHVSIANAVKSEFPNATHGICYYHLLNKMKGYGPGVAELFRQAAYAYEQSDYTRAMSAMAALKPKAYEKLLRVGPEKWARSQCPVSRYSFLTSNAAESFNARLLWARRLPICSMLEAVRLVVEQWFNDRLAAAQESDENLTPEAKQKLSVELVKSRRYTAKRTTERKYRVRASGRHYMVDLQKQSCECNEFNEDQMPCSHAIAAITEANESVEDYVHSYYWNSSLVDTYSGDVNHLPPIENWNIPFQIASQLVLPNLSRRQAGRPKETRVRSAGERPTQNTSTAEASTSSKKRAPKLKRVVSVAGLVTHVDRARVRPPMRSRIYV; this is translated from the exons ATGAAATGTGGCTTGGCCACAGACGATGACGTGGAAGCCTTGTTGGCAACTGCCGActatcccatggtgtacgttgagcactACAACGGTCCGATTGTAGAAGAAGCCTACATCCCTACTTTTAATTTTGCTGAACCTTCGGGACACGTAGATGAAGCACAATGCAGTCAGTATGAGACGCCGTATTATCATCATACGTCGTTTCATGGTGTCCAGAGCTCGCCTCCACGACAATATTTTACATGGGATGGACAACCGCTAGACGAATCTGCATGGAATCAAACCGAAAGGCTTAATGAAGTATGTGGGAGATTGAACGATGTGCGGACAGATGATGAACCCGAGCACGAAGCTGAAGGCTCGGTTGCATCAGGAGACGATGATGATTCTGATGACGAAGAATTTGACCCTGCGCTCGAGGTGGGCACTGCTTCTGatgcctctgaggatttattagacgacGATCTAATCGATTTCACGGAGACCGAGCGAGCAtgttggatccgacaaagtacaACACGTGACGGAGATCCGACAGTCGAGACCGGTgatctaactaattggttagttcccttgattccagtggacgcctCGGCTTCGCTggttgctcgcgagagtgaccCTTCTAGAGTTGATGATCTGCAGAAGAATTCTTTTTACAACAGCAAAGACGACCTGATCATTGCTGTTGGTTTGTGGAACATGAAGCGAGGCACTGAGACAAAAGTTGTCCGCTCAGATCCGGGACGAGTCTATTTCTCGTGCAAGCACTCTGACAACTGCAATTTCGATCTTCGTGCGTCTAGTCACGGCCGAGGGATGTGGAGAGTGCATAAGTTGAAAGAGCATTCATGCGAAGGGGACTTGCGCACAGCTAAAAAAATCAAGGCGCACTCGAAGGTGGTGGCAGCGTTTGTGGCAAACAGAATACGCGATGATggagaggtcattaagccgaaatcCATCATGGCTGAGTTAGTACGCGATTTcggcatcaaaatcaaatatgatgtcgcgctgcgtgcaagaaatctcgGGATGGATATGATATACGGTCGAGTTGATGATTCGTTCCTCCTGCTCCCAAGATATATGTATGCCCTGAAGGAAGCGAATCCTGGCACCTTATATGATTTGGAAGTAGATGTAGACTGCCGGTTCAAACATTTGTTTGTTGCTCTGTGGGCTTCCATCTCACCTTTCTACTTTCACCTTCGACCAGTGATTGTGGTTGACGGCACACACCTGAAGGGCAAAAATAGTGGCATTTTGTTTGTCGCCGTGACAAAAGACGAAAACGAGGCAGTTTTTCCCTTGGCGATCGGTGTCGgtccgatcgagaatgatgagtcgTGGAAGTGGTTTATGTCACATCTGAGAGGTGCTTGCGGCGAGCCCGATAACTTACTTATTGTATctgatgcgcatgtctccatcgctaatgctgtgaagagcgagtttccaaatgctactcacggtATTTGCTACTACCACTTGTTGAACAAGATGAAGGGTTACGGGCCCGGTGTTGCTGAGCTTTTCCGCCAAGCTGCATACGCCTACGAGCAATCAGATTACACGCGTGCAATGTCAGCCATGGCTGCTCTGAAGCCAAAGGCGTACGAGAAGTTGTTGCGCGTAGGCCCGgagaagtgggcacgatcacaaTGTCCTGTGTCCCGTTACAGTTTCCTTACATCCAATGCCGCCGAGAGTTTTAATGCACGTTTGCTGTGGGCCAGGCGTCTTCCAATCTGCTCGATGTTGGAGGCAGTCAGATTAGTTGTCGAGCAGTGGTTCAACGACAGGCTTGCGGCCGCACAAGAGAGCGATGAAAATCTGACTCCGGAGGCAAAACAGAAGCTCAGTGTAGAACTTGTAAAAAGTCGTCGTTACACAGCCAAGAGGACCACCGAGAGAAAATACAGGGTTCGTGCTAGTGGTCGCCATTATATGGTTGACCTTCAAAAGCAGAGCTGTGAATGCAACGAATTCAACGAGGACCAGATgccgtgttctcatgcgatTGCAGCCATTAC TGAGGCGAACGAGTCAGTGGAGGATTACGTGCACTCTTACTACTGGAACAGTTCACTAGTTGACACATACTCTGGCGATGTTAACCACTTGCCTCCCATAGAAAATTGGAATATTCCTTTCCAAATTGCATCTCAGCTTGTTTTACCAAATCTCTCTCGGCGACAAGCTGGTCGTCCAAAGGAGACTCGAGTTCGATCCGCAGGTGAAAGGCCGACTCAAAACACATCAACAGCGGAGGCATCAACTAGTAGCAAGAAACGAGCACCCAAATTAAAACGTGTGGTCTCTGTGGCGGGTCTGGTCACACACGTCGATCGTGCAAGGGTACGGCCACCGATGCGTAGTCGTATTTATGTTTAA